Sequence from the Nitrincola iocasae genome:
GCTGTTGTGCGTGAAATTGCACAGGAACTCGGGCTTAACCCCGCGGAATTCGATCTCTGATAACTTTTTAGTAACACTTAAAGACAATGACCCTAGCCGTTTGATTTGAATTTATGGAAAACACCATGCATGAACTTGCGACCTATCAACTGACTATTATTGCCCTTGGCGCTATTGCTTTTGGCATTTGGTTGCTTATCAAAGGCGGTGACTGGACAGTTGACAACGCAGTAACGGTCGCCAGTAAATCGGGACTGTCAAAACTTTTCATTGCCGCCACGGTTATCGCTTTTGGTACCTCGGCTCCCGAGCTATTCACTTCGATCAACGCCAACCTGTCAGGCTTTGCCGGAATTTCCGTCGGCAATGTGGTCGGATCCAATATCGCTAACATCGTTATGGTTGTTGCGATCAGTGCAATGATTGCCCCGGTAGTTTTCAGCCGGTCTGAGGTTCGGATAGATACAATCGTCATGCTTGTCGCTACGGCTGGTATGGTAGCGGCGATTCTCGCTGGTATTCTGCCAACCTGGGGTGGCATTGTCATGGTGATCGCGCTCGTTGCTTATGTATTTTATCAATACAAGGCCAGCAAGCTTGATGTCGAGGAAGTCGAGGAGCACGATGCGGGAGGGCGCTTTCCCGGATTGATGCTTGTTGTGGGTATCGCGACCTTGATCATTGGCTCGGAAATCCTGGTTCAAGGCGCTGTTGCGGGTGGGCTCGCACTTGGCGTTCCAGAGGCTGTGATCGGCATGACTGTTATTGCCTTTGGTACTTCTTTGCCTGAGCTTACCGCTTGTGTTGCCGCCGCCAGGAAGGGTCAAAGCGACGTGATTATCGGTGGTATTGTAGGTAGTAATATCTTCAATATCTTCTCGGTTATGGCGATTTCTGCAATTGCGAAACCGCTGTTGATTGAACAACGTTTTGCCTCTTTCGATATGTATGCAGTTGTTGGCGTCACCCTGGTTTTTGCGGTATTCCTGTTCTTTGTAGGAAAGATCGGGCGCATTGCGGGCGGGATTATGGCTGCATGTTATGTTGCTTTCATCATCGCCCAATATACGGTTGCGGACAGCTTCGTTGCCGTTATTCCCTGAAGCATTTCTAAAATAATTGACTGAAAGGAGACACGTAAATGGCACTATCTCTTTCCAAAGGTGGAAATATTTCCCTTTCCAAGACCGATCCAGGTCTCAAAAAAATTCTGATTGGGCTCGGCTGGGATGAGCGGGCTACATCTGGTAAGGATTTTGATCTCGACGCATCCGTGTTCATGGTAACTGCTGATAATAAGGTACGTGGTGAAGCGGACTTCATTTTTTACGGGCAGCTCAAATCCGCCGATGGTTCTGTGGTTCACACGG
This genomic interval carries:
- a CDS encoding calcium/sodium antiporter encodes the protein MHELATYQLTIIALGAIAFGIWLLIKGGDWTVDNAVTVASKSGLSKLFIAATVIAFGTSAPELFTSINANLSGFAGISVGNVVGSNIANIVMVVAISAMIAPVVFSRSEVRIDTIVMLVATAGMVAAILAGILPTWGGIVMVIALVAYVFYQYKASKLDVEEVEEHDAGGRFPGLMLVVGIATLIIGSEILVQGAVAGGLALGVPEAVIGMTVIAFGTSLPELTACVAAARKGQSDVIIGGIVGSNIFNIFSVMAISAIAKPLLIEQRFASFDMYAVVGVTLVFAVFLFFVGKIGRIAGGIMAACYVAFIIAQYTVADSFVAVIP